A region from the Medicago truncatula cultivar Jemalong A17 chromosome 6, MtrunA17r5.0-ANR, whole genome shotgun sequence genome encodes:
- the LOC11422799 gene encoding hyphally regulated cell wall protein 3, whose product MPSGPKKRRAARNKKEKENININLSSTNNPIQGNDDLKSKNEKGSDGGEYNSHTSAARPIASEVMSAKESCLESGNPGVISNGESLAEKNSKDDEFVKSDDSSPSNMAAVKETGSKSAAEDSTNSVKTAASVSEVEKSNTRSVFLENSVAPLQEVIDLAGRMNEDSVYPSTNENAKTSSFEEPNPKESDIKVLTPSSASPLNKFTNGAVHTKNSETPKSSKNQPSVSLTPNLVKKTSWLSCCGMFEILSGSNR is encoded by the exons ATGCCTTCAGGTCCTAAGAAGAGAAGAGCTGCCAGGAACAAGAAGGAAAAGgaaaacatcaacatcaacctcTCATCAACCAACAACCCTATTCAAG gaaatgatgatttgaagtccAAAAATGAGAAAGGAAGTGATGGTGGAGAGTATAATTCACACACATCAGCTGCTCGACCAATTGCTTCTGAAGTCATGTCTGCGAAGGAATCATGTCTTGAGAGTGGGAACCCTGGTGTTATTTCAAATGGCGAGTCCCTAGCTGAGAAGAACTCAAAGGATGATGAGTTTGTTAAATCGGATGATTCTTCACCTTCCAATATGGCTGCGGTCAAAGAGACTGGCAGTAAATCAGCTGCTGAAGATTCTACTAATTCAGTTAAGACCGCGGCTTCTGTGTCTGAGGTAGAAAAGAGCAACACTCGAAGTGTATTTCTAGAGAATTCAGTAGCCCCTCTTCAAGAAGTGATTGATCTTGCTGGGAGGATGAATGAGGATAGTGTATATCCCTCAACAAATGAGAATGCGAAAACATCAAGTTTCGAGGAGCCTAACCCAAAAGAATCTGATATTAAAGTGTTAACTCCATCATCTGCTAGTCCATTAAATAAATTTACTAATGGTGCAGTACATACTAAGAATTCTGAGACTCCAAAATCCTCCAAAAATCAG CCTTCAGTAAGCTTGACTCCAAATTTGGTGAAAAAGACTTCATGGTTGAGTTGCTGTGGAATGTTTGAAATTCTGTCAGGTTCAAATCGATAA